Part of the Rhodococcus sp. OK302 genome is shown below.
ACACCGACCAGCGCCACCATCAGTCCGACGATCCGAACGGCCCATCCACGCACCGCGAACGACGCGGCAATTGCCGCCAGCAGCGCCAGCGCCAATGGCGTCATCGCCGCCGCCCAGATACTACCGTCGAGGTCGGTAGTCCGCTCGAGGGTCTTGCCGTCGTTGGAAACGACGCTCACCCAGGTCATCCGCGAACTGCCCCACAGCGCGGCGGCAGCCAACGCCAAGAGCAGCGTCGTCAACATTGCGGAACTACGTCCCGAACGAGACTTCGTCGAGTCGGCTCCTGCCGCATTCGAAGCCTGTTCGCTCATTTGCCTTCACCTCCGATGGTGCGCAATGTGTGCGCCGACGCGATAGCGCTGAGCACTGCCATTGCCTTGTTGCGTGCTTCGGTGTCCTCGTAGACCGGATCGGAGTCGGCTACGATTCCGGCGCCGGCCTGCACGTATCCGATGCCGTCCTTGATCAGAGCGGTGCGGATGGCGATCGCTGTGTCTGCGTCGCCCGCAAAATCGAGGTATCCGACGATTCCGCCGTAAACACCGCGCCTCGTGGGTTCGAGTTCTTCGATCAACTGCATTGCTCGTACCTTCGGCGCACCCGAGAGTGTTCCCGCCGGGAAGCAGGCGGTGACTGCGTCGAGCGCGTTCTTACCCTCTGCAAGGTGCCCGGTCACTGTCGATACGAGGTGCATGACGTGGCTGTAGCGCTCGATGTGCCGATAGTCGTGCACCTTGACCGTGCCCGGCCGGCAGACCCGACCGAGGTCATTGCGTCCGAGGTCGACCAGCATCAAGTGCTCGGAGTTTTCCTTCTCGTCTGCGAGGAGGTCCTTCTCGAGCAGGATGTCGTCTTCTTCGGTGGCTCCGCGCCACCGGGTCCCGGCGATGGGGTGGGTAGTTGCCACTCCCTCCGCAACAGTGACCAGAGCTTCAGGGCTGGATCCGACAATCGAGAACGCTGTCTCGCCGTCACCGTTCGGAACGTTGAGCAGGTACATGTACGGGCTGGGGTTCGAGGCGCGCAACATCCGGTACACGTCGATAGGCGCTGCTGTGCAATCGATTTCGAATCGCTGAGAAAGTACGACCTGGAATGCTTCACCGGCTTCGATGTCGCCGATCAGCTTCTTCACGTCGACGCCGAAGCTCTCGGTGGTTCGCTGCCGGCGGTACTCGGGGGTGGCTTTCGCAAATGTGGACACCGTCGACTTCGCCGGTGCCGCAAGTGCGAGAGTCATCGCGTCGAGGCGGGCTACCGCGTCGTCATAAGCAGAGTCGACGCGTTCATCGGTACCGTCCCAGTTGACTGCGTTGGCGATCAGCGTGATCGCGCCTTCGTGATGATCGACAGCAGCGATGTCCGCGGCCAGCAGCATGACCATTTCGGGGATCTGCAGATCGTCGACGGCCGAATTGCCCAACTTCTCGAGGCGGCGAACGGCGTCGTAGCCGAGGAAACCGACCATGCCACCCGTCAACGGCGGCAGATCGGGTAGGCGCTCGGAGCGCAGTAGTTCGAGGGTGGCGCCGAGTGCGTCGATGGGATCGCCGCCTGACGGTGCACCGGCCGGCACATTGCCGTACCAGGCCGCTTCCCCGTCGATCACGGTCAATGCGGCCGGCGAGCCGACGCCGATGAACGACCACCGCGACCACGATCGACCGTTCTCGGCCGACTCGAGCATGAAGGTTCCCGGACGATTGCCGGCCAACTTCTCGTATGCCGACAGCGGAGTTTCGGAGTCCGCCAGCACTTTACGTGTCACCGGAACTACCCGATGCTCGGCCGCGAGAGCACGGAACTGCTCACGCGTAGTGGTGGAATCCGACGCCGCACCGACAATCGCGGTGTCGGACGAGGGTGCGGACTTGGAGGTGGGCTCACCGTGCATGCCTCCATCATCCCAGGCTCACCCACAGCCGCGTCGTGCGCGGGTAACCTCGACCGAATGAAACCAGGTCAGCTAGCTCCCGATTTCACTCTGCCCGATCAGGACGGAACGCCCCGTTCGCTGACCGGTTTGTTGGAGAACGGCCCACTGGTCTTGTTCTTCTACCCAGCCGCATCCACGCCCGTGTGCACCGCTGAGGCTTGCCATTTCCGGGATCTCGGCAAGGAATTCGCCGAAGTCGGTGCCACGCGCGCGGGCATCAGCACCGACACTGTGGAGTCGCAATCGACGTTTGCGACAGCACAGTCCTTCGACTATCCACTGCTGGCCGATACCGACGGCACTGTTGCCGAGCAGTTCGGCGTCAAGCGCGGTTTGCTCGGAAAATTGGCTCCGGTCAAACGATCCACGTTCGTGATCGATACCGATCGAACTGTCCTCAAGGTGATTTCGAGCGAGTTCCGAGCAAGCACCCACGGCGATCAGGCTGTCGAGTTCCTCCGAAATCGCAACTGACTCACTTACGCAACCTGAATCGAGCGCTTCGCCAGTCCCATCCAGAAACCGTCGATCACCTGGGCCGGAACCTGTTCGGGATCGGACGACGCACCCAGCGTTACGAACAGCGGCGCGAAGTGCTCGATGGTCGGGTGCGCGTACGGCATCCCGGGCGCTTGTGCCCGGAAGTCGATCAGCGAGTCGACGTCGCCGGCGGCAAATCGCTCCCCCGCCCAGGCGTCGAATTCGGCAGACCAACCCGGAGCCTTCGCTTCGGGCGACGGGTCCCGCAGGAACGGTAGGCCGTGCGTCGTGAAGCCGGATCCCACGATCAGGACACCCTGTTCACGCAGTGGACGCAACCTCTGCCCGAGATGAAGTAGTCGCTCCGGGTCGAGCGTCGGAAGCGATATCTGCAATACCGGAATGTCTGCGTCCGGGTACATGACTGTGAGCGGCACATAGGCACCGTGGTCTAGTCCGCGGTTCGGTTGCGTCGCTACCGGCTCACTGTCAGGCATCAATGCGGCCACCTGCGCGGCCAGATCCGGAGCGCCGGGAGAGTTGTACGTGGTTCGGTAGAACCGTTCAGGAAATCCACCGAAGTCGTAGGTCAACGGCGTGCCGGTGGTTGTCGATCCGATGGTCAGGGGTGCAGATTCCCAGTGTGCGGAGACAACAAGAATGGCCGTCGGCCGCGGTAGATCACCGGCCCAGGCTCCGAGTTGCTTCACCCACAGCGCACTGTCTACCAGTGGCGGAGCGCCGTGACTGAGGTACAACGCCGGCATCGGGGTCGCGGACATAGTGGCTCCTGAGGTTCGATGAACTCATTTAAGTTGAAGATTCAACCTAATATAGATCTCAACGCTTGAAACCCGCAACTATTCCCTGACTGAACCGTCTCGCCACACATCTGAGACTCTGTACCTGCACCATGCATGCGGTACCAGAAGGAGATCCACCGATGAGCGAACAGCACACGCAGGCCGAGCCACCGGCCCCGACCACCTGGCTCACCGCCGAGCAGCAGGAAGCGTGGCTCTCCCTCATCTCACTCGTCACGCGGCTACCGGCGGCGCTCGACACCCAACTCCAACGGGATTCTGCACTAACACATTTCGAATACTTCGTGCTCTCGGCGCTCTCGGATGCACCCGACCGAAAGCTGCAACTGTCCGCACTTGCGCAGCGGGCCAACGCATCACTGTCACGGCTCTCACATGTCGTCACCAAGTTGGAGAAAGTCGGCTGGGTCAGGCGTGAGGTAATCCCCGGCAGCCGAGGATCCAACGCGGTTCTGACCGACGAAGGAATGGCCACAGTCGCCGAAGCCGCACCGGGACACGTCAACCTGGTCCAGGCTCTCATCTTCGAAGGCCTCGACAACAATCAGGTCGCGCAACTCTCGGAACTGAGCACTGCAATGCTCACCCAACTCGACAAGGGCATCGAAGCGGGCCTCGGAAAGGCCTGAGTTGGTTCTGACTGGATGTACCGCTGCGCGCATGGTTGCGGGCACTCACGCAATATTTCGCCGAAAACGGATACCGGCCTGACCCTGCGCCGAGATACTTCGACTACCGAACTATCTCCGAGCGAAGGACCGACATCCATGACCGAGGCCAACTCCATCCGTCCGATATCCGCGCAGTCCATCGAGACGTGGCATTACGAAGCCGACGTCGTTGTTGCGGGCTACGGCATCGCCGGTGTCTCCGCAGCCATCGAAGCGGCACGCGTCGGCGCCGACGTGCTGGTACTCGAACGCACCAGCGGATGGGGCGGTGCGGCCGCACTGGCAGGCGGGTTCATCTACCTCGGCGGCGGAACACCGCTACAGAAGGCCCTCGGTTTCGAGGACACCCCGGAAAATATGAAGACGTTCATGATGGCTGCCCTCGGCCCCGGCGCCGACGAGGACAAGATCACCGACTACTGCGACGGCAGCGTCGAGCATTACAACTGGCTGGTCGACAACGGTGTTCCGTTCAAGGAGAGCTTTTACGGCCAGCCCGGCTGGGAAACGCCTTTCGACGACGGACTCATGTATTCCGGCGGCGAGAACTCAGCACCCTTCAACACCATCGCCACACCGGCTCCCCGTGGACATGTTCCGCAGATGAGCGGCAAGCGCACCGGCGAAAAGGGCGGCGGCTACATGCTGATGAAGCCGCTGGTCGAGACCGCGGAGGAGCTGGGTGTGCGCGCCGAGCTCGACATGCGGGTTCAGCGCCTGGTAGTCGACGGTGATCGAGTAGTGGGGATCATCGCCAAGCAGTACGGCAAGGAAGTGGCTGTGCGTGCCCGGACCGGTGTTGTGCTGGCGACCGGCAGCTTCGCGTACAACGAGTCGATGATCGCGTCGTACGCTCCGCGCCTGATCGGCCGGCCCGGCGCTGCTATCGAGGAGCATGACGGTACCGCGATACGAATGGCCCAAGCTCTGGGCGCGGACCTGGCGCATATGGATGCCACTGAAGTTGCGTTCTTCGGTGATCCGCAGCTGATGGTGCGAGGTATCCTCGTCAACGCTCGCGGTCAGCGGTACGTCAACGAAGACACATACCCCGGACGTATCGGACAGGAAACGTTGCTGCGCAACGATAATCAGGCCTATCTGATCATCGACGAAGCTGCGTACGACGAAGGTGCCGCTGCGGACAGTTCCACCCCGTTCTTCCGGTTCCGGCCCAAGTGGGTCGCCGAAACCGTCGAAGAACTCGAATCCGAGATGGGCTTGCCTGCAGGTACATTGCAGTCGACCGTCGAGGTGTACAACCGCCATGCCGAGCGCGGCGAGGATCCCGTGCTGGGCAAGAAGTCCGAGTGGGTGAAACCCATCGGCTCCCCGATCGCCGCGCTGGACCTACGAAACTTCACTGCCGGATTCACCCTCGGCGGTTTGCGAACGTCCGTCAACTCCGAGGTTCTGCATGTCTCCGGTGAACCGATCCCCGGCCTGTTTGCTGCCGGCCGCTGCACTGCCGGTGTGTGTGCCGGTGGGTACGCGTCGGGAACATCGCTGGGCGACGGCAGTTTCTACGGCCGCCGCGCCGGGGTCAGTGCTGCTAAAGGCTAGCGGTCCCACTTCGACGCTCCAAAAACACCGTGTCGCGCCACTGCCCCTCCAGTTGCGCGATACGGGAACGCGTCCCGACAATCCGGAATCCGACAGCCTGATGCAAAGCCACACTTGCTCGGTTCTCGGGAAAAATCGACGACTGCACAGTCCAGATCTCGCCGGCGTCGGCAGCCTGAACTTGCTGGCGCAGAAGCAATTTGCCCACCCCGCGACCTCGCGCCGCACTACCGACGTAGATGGAGTTCTCGGCAACACCGCGGTAGCAATCGCGTGATGATGTCGGGCTGAGCGTTGCCCATCCCACAACCAGTCCGTCGATCTCCGCTACCCATCGATGATCGGGCAACCACTGCGCATCCAGCTTCTCCATTGGCGGCACCGATGTGGTGAATGTTGCTGTACCGGTATCGATTCCCTCGCGGTAGATCGCTCGCACAGCATCCCAGTCGCCGTCGTTCATCCGTCGGAGCACCACGTCCTCGGGCAGCGATCCCAATGTGTCGCGAATCTGACCCCGCGCAGCGACCACCGTCGCAGCTTCGACAAGGTCCGAATACGCGGATTCGGCGACATTGACCACGGATTTTTTGTCATGAACCGTGATATCGACAAAACCGACATCGACCAATGCTTCGAGATGCGCGCCCACCGACGACGGCTCGATTGCAGCGTCCCGCGCGATCGCATCGATCGAAATGGGACCGGCAGTCACGAGTCGTAACACTTGAAGGCGCGTCGGATCCCCCAGGCATGCAAACCTGCGCGCCAGAAGGTCGGTGTCGAGCGTCTCGGAACTCATAGGGCGACTATAACGGCCCTGACCTGCATGTTGGTCGGCCAGGTTTACAGATTGGGAGCGAAAGTGAGCAAGAACTCAGCTGCCCGGGCTCGATTGTCGGGGTCGAGGCCGACTCGGCTTTTCGCGCTACGGGCGCTGGAACTTTTGCGCACTGCTTCGACATCTGTCAATATCGAAGTATGTCGAATCAAGAGTTGCCGGATGACGGCGCCTGTTGCTCCCCGCTCGTTCGTGAACCCCTGTCCGAAGACTGGGCCGGCGACCTGGCCAAGATGTTCAAGGCACTCGGCGATCCCGTGCGCCTGCGCCTGCTCAGTCTGGTCGCCAGTCACGCCGGCGGCGAAGCCTGCGTCTGCGACATCTCCGACACCTTCGACCTCTCCCAGCCGACAATCTCGCATCACCTCAAAGTGCTGCGCCAAGCCGGCCTCCTCGACTGCGAACGACGCGGAACCTGGGTGTATTACTGGGTGATTCCCGGTGCGCTGCAGCAGTTATCCGCTGTGCTACTCGTCGAAGGTTCCACCGCGACCACTACTGACGCATGCTCCGCGGCCGCAGGCATCGAGGTCACGGCATGAGTAGTGCCTCTGACACCACAAAACCCGCCGTCGTCGGCAAACTCTCCACCGTCGACCGATATCTCGCGGTCTGGATCGGCGTTGCCATGGTTGTGGGCCTGCTGCTGGGACGATGGATCCCCGGCCTGAATAACGCTCTGGAGAAAGTGCAGATCGACGGCATCTCCTTGCCGATCGCCCTCGGACTGCTGATCATGATGTACCCGGTACTCGCGAAGGTGCGATACGACCGCCTCGACACGGTCACCGGAGACAAGAAACTCCTGGCCGGATCACTGGTCCTCAACTGGGTTGTCGGTCCGGCACTCATGTTCGCGCTGGCCTGGCTGTTCTTGCCCGACCTCCCCGAGTATCGAACAGGCCTGATCATCGTCGGCCTCGCCCGCTGCATCGCAATGGTCATCATCTGGAACGACCTAGCCTGCGGGGACCGCGAAGCCGCGGCAGTTCTGGTCGCCATCAATTCGGTATTTCAGGTCATCATGTTCGCGGTTCTGGGATGGTTCTACCTCTCGGTTCTGCCCGGGTGGCTCGGCCTCGAGCAGACCACTATCGACGCGTCCCCGTGGCAGATCGCAAAATCTGTCCTGATCTTCCTCGGCATCCCGTTGCTCGCAGGGTTCCTGTCCCGATTCTTCGGCGAACGCGCCAAAGGCCGCGACTGGTACGACAACAAATTCATCCCCAAGATCAGCCCCTGGGCGCTGTACGGCTTGCTGTTCACGATTGTCGCGCTCTTCTCGATGCAGGGTGAACAGATCACGTCCCAGCCGTGGGACGTCGTCCGTATTGCACTCCCACTACTTGCCTACTTCGCACTGATGTGGGGAGGAGGCTATATCCTCGGCGCCGCTATCGGATTGGGTTACGAGCGCACCACGACCCTCGCATTTACCGCCGCCGGCAACAACTTCGAACTCGCCATCGCAGTCGCCATCGCCACCTACGGCGCAACTTCCGGCCAGGCTCTCGCCGGAGTGGTCGGTCCACTCATCGAAGTACCGGTTCTGGTTGGCCTGGTTTATGTCTCCCTCGCACTTCGTAAACGCTTCTCCCCCACCGCCCGAGAGGTTTCGCTCAGATGACCGACAAGCCCAGCGTATTGTTCGTGTGCGTCCACAACGCCGGCCGATCACAGATGGCGGCAGGTTTCCTCAACCATCTCGCCGGAGATTTCATCGAGATCCGCTCAGCCGGATCCGCACCGGCAGAGACCGTCAATTCCGCCGCAATCTCGGCGATGGCCGAACTCGGTATCGACATCTCCGCTCAACGCCCCAAGATCCTCACCTCAGATGCCGTACAGGCATCTGATGTCGTCATCACGATGGGCTGCGGCGACACCTGCCCGATCTTCCCCGGCAAGAGTTACCGCGACTGGGTCCTCGACGATCCTGCCGGTCAGGGCATCGACGCGGTACGGCCCATCCGAGACGAGATCCAGCAACGCGTGCAGGCACTGATCGCCGAACTGACCTCGCCCGTACCTCCAGAAACAAACCGGCAATAGTACTTTCGATCGACAACCTTCCGATTTGTCCGAAATGCTGGATTTGCGCACCAGGTAATCAGTAATGTCGAAGATCCGCGCGGCAATCCCCCGAGGGGAGCAGGCTCATGGATCTGAACACCATTACCGGCGTCGTGCGGCGACCACCCGATCTCCCCGGAGTGATCTGGCGTCCCGGCGATGCGTGGCTCGCAGGCGGAACATGGCTGTACTCGGTAGAACAGCCCGAATTGGATCGTCTTGTAGATCTCACGACACTCGGCTGGGCGCCCCTCGACCCAAGCGAGGTGGGCCTCACCATCGGCGCGACCTGCACAATCCGTGACCTGTATGCGTATGTCCCGCCACCGCATTGGGGTTCAACACCGCTCTTTGCATTCGCGTGCGAATCATTTCTGTCGTCGTTCAAGATCTGGAACTCCGCGACCGTCGGCGGCAATATCTGCATGTCTCTGCCCGCCGGCCCGATGATCACACTGACAGTCGCCCTCGAAGCGACCTACACGCTCTGGGCCACAGACGGATCCGAGCGGACAGTCGACGCCGTAGATTTCGTGACCGGCGACCACCAGAACGTTCTCGCTCCCGGCGAGATACTCCGCAGCATCGACATCCCGGCACATGCACTCGGCAAACGTCACACCCATCGCAGATTCAGCCTTACTCACCTCGGCCGTTCGACGATCTTCATGATCGCTACGCAGACGCGCGGCACCACGGATCTCCTGCTTACCATCACGGCCGGGACAACCAGTCCTGTGCGGTTGGCATTCGAGACCATGCCCGACGCCACAACTCTTCGATCGCGCATCGACGCCATTCCTGACGAAGTCTGGTTCGACGACCCCAACGGCACCCCCAACCACCGGCGTCACCTTGCGCGGCATTTTGCCGAGGAAATACGCGTCGAACTGAGCGAGGATCAGCCATGACGTACTCGGTGAACGGCAACAGCTTCGAGACAGAGCCCCGTCCCGGACAGTGTTTGAGAACATTTCTCCGAGAGCTCGGACATCACGGCGTCAAGAAGGGTTGCGACGGCGGCGATTGCGGCGCGTGCACCGTCTGGGTCGCCGGCAACCCGGTCCACAGTTGCATCACTCCCGCGTTTCGCGCCGAAGGCCGCGAGGTCACCACTATCGAAGGCCTGGGGACGCCCGAAAATCTGCATCCGATGCAACAGCAGTTCCGCGATGCTCCGGGATTTCAGTGCGGGTTCTGCACTGCCGGCATGATCATGACGTCGGCCGCGTTGACGGACTCCCAGAAAGATGACCTACCACGCGCGCTCAAGGGAAACCTGTGCCGCTGCACGGGATATCGAGCCATCGAAGACGCTGTCAACGGTGTCAGCGGAATCGAAGTGGCACTTCCCGGCGAAGCCGTAGGTACCAGTGTCGGCGCACCGGCCGCCACCGACGTGGTGACCGGCCGCGCCGAATACACGATGGACACAACAATCGACGGAATGTTGCACCTGAAGGTGCTCCACTCGCCGCACGCACACGCACGCATCCTCTCCATCGATACCGCGGAAGCCCTCACCGTGCCCGGAGTGCATCGCGTCTACACGTGGAAAGACGTGCCGCGCAAACGTTTTACCACTGCAATCCACACCGACCACCTGGTTGACCCTGACGACACGTACATTCTCGACAACGTCGTGCGCTTTGTCGGGCAACGCGTGGTGGCAGTCCTGGCCGACACTGTGGCTGCCGCAGAGGAAGCGCGTCGAAAAGTGGTTGTCGAGTACGAGATTCTCCCCGCAGTTTTCGACCCCGAAGAAGCGATGGCCGACGGTGCTCCCGCTTTGCACGGTTCGAACGACCCTTTCGTCCGCGATCCCGAGCACAACATCCTGCTCGAGATCCACGGTCACGTCGGCGACGTGGAGGCCGGATTCGCGGACGCCGACATCATTCACGAGGGCACGTACTTCTCGCCGCGGGTTCAGCATGCCCACTTGGAGACTCACGGTTCGATCGCGTGGATGGAAGAGGATCGACTCCACGTCCGAACCAGTTCTCAATCCCCGTCGATCGCCAAGGTCAAACTCGCGCATCTCTTCGACCTTCGTCCCGATCAGCTGCGAGTGTTCTGCAAGCGGGTTGGCGGCGGATTCGGCGGAAAACAGGAGGTGATCAGTGAAGATCTCGTGGCACTCGCAACCTTGGACACCGGCCGACCCGTCTGTCTCGAGTTCACGCGAGAGGAAGAATTCACGACAGCGTCGCCGCGTCACCCCATGAAACTGACAATCAAGCTGGGCGCCAACAAGGACGGGACACTCACTGCATTTCAGTACCGCAACATCTCCAACACCGGAGCCTACGGAAACCACGGCGGCGAAACATTGTTCGCCGGCGGTGCAGCAGTTTCGCTGTATCGCTGCGCCAACAAGAAGTTCGATGCGTATTCGGTCTATACAAATAGTGTTCCGAGCGGCGCCCTCCGTGGATACGGGATGACACAGCCTGCCTTTGCCGTCGAATCAGCGATGACGGAACTCGCAATCGCGTTGGGTCTGGACCCCCTCGAAGTGCGTCGACGCAACATCGTCCGCCCGGGCGACTCACTGGTCGCGCTCGAAGACGGCCCGGACGACGTCATTTTCACCGAAGACGGACTCGGGCAATGCATCGATCTGGTTGATGCTGCCTTGAGCAGCAACCCAGTCCCGACCCTCGGAGACGACTGGCTCATCGGTACGGGCACCGCAAGCTCGTTGCACGAAACGGCGCCTCCGACAGAACACATCTCGGAGGCCTGGCTCACTCTCGGCGACGATTGTGTGTACGAACTTGCCATCGGCACAGTCGAATTCGGCGAGGGCACCTCCACCGCACATGTCCAGATCGCAGCGAACCAGCTGGGAACCACGCCTTCGCGTGTGCGCATCGTTCAATCCGATACTGATCGAACCGGTTTCGACACAGGCGCTTTCGCCAGCGCCGGACTGTTTGTCGCCGGCAACGCCGTGCTTCGAGCGTCGAGCGCTGTGCGTGACCGCTTGCTCGCCTTCGCTGCATCCCACACCGGCGTCGCCCTTGATCAATGTTCGATGGACGACGACAAAATCCTGTGTGGAGATGTCCGCATCACTCTGGCCGAAGTGGTCGACGCCGGCCGAGCACGGGGAATCAGATTCACCGAAGCCCGCAAAGCATACGGATCACCGCGCAGCGTGGTGTCCAATACTCACGGCTTCCGAATCGCGGTTCACCGAATCACCGGGGAGATCAGGATTCTGTACAGCGTTCAGGCCACCGACGCGGGTGTGATCATCAATCCGGCGCAGGTGCGTGGACAGATCGAAGGCGGAGTTGCCCAGGGCATCGGCTTCGCACTCACCGAGAACTTCCACGTAGACGCCAACGGAACGATGATGAATCCGAATCTGCGCAACTACCGCATCCCCACGTACGCGGATATACCGCGCACCGAGGTCCTCCTTGTCGATTCAGCCGATTCCGTCGGGCCCCTTCGATCAAAAGGCATGGCGGAGTGTTGCATCAATCCAGTAGCGCCAGCGCTGGCAAATGCGCTTGCGAATGCAACGGGAACCCGCTTCCGGTCCTTGCCCCTCACTCCGGAGCGGATCTACACCGGACTGAACCGATGACTACGTCGGCCGGCAACGTGGCGACTGTCATCATCGGTCAGCGAGTGCGTGCGGGGCGGGAGGAGCCGTTCGAGATCTGGCAGAAAGACCTCAACCGCGCCGCCGCCGACTACACCGGGTTTCTCGGGGCAGAAGTCTCGGCTCCGACACCCGCCCAACCGGATTGGGTGGTCGTGTACCGCTTCGATTCCATCGCCCATGTTCAGGCCTGGATCAACAGTGCAACCAGGCAGGACTACCTCGATCAAGGCCGACAGTTCTTCGACGGGCCCGCCACACAACAAGTAGTGAGCGGCGGGATCAAGCCTCCCGACCCCTTGCTGACAGTCGTCGTAACCCACCGAGTCAGTGACAACAACATCGACGAGTTCCTCGCCTGGCAAGACAGACTGCGTGAGACCGAAAGCGCATTCGAAGGCTTTCGTGGGACCGAACTGTTCCGTCCCGTCGAGGGGGTCCAGGACGAGTGGACCACCCTCTACCGCTTCGACACTGCCGCACATCTGGACACCTGGCTGACGTCACCGCAGCGTCAGGAACTCCTGGCCGAGGGCCGCAAGTTCCATGATTTCGAACTACGGACAGTCGACAATTCCTTCGGTAGTTGGTTTGCCTTCGACGAGAACGGCAACGAGGCACCGCCACCGTCGGACACAAAAACCGCGGTAGCAGTGTGGGTCGGTCTGTACCCCACCGTCGTGCTGTTGACCTTGGCACTGTCACCACTGAAAATGCCACTGTGGCTCGGTCTTTTGATCGGCAATCTTCTCTCGAGTTTCATCATGAGCTTTTTCACGATGCCGTACTACGTGAACCGATTGCTGCACAAATGGTTACGGCCGCCAGCGGGAGTTCCTGCTGCCAAGACCAACGCGCAAGGATTGGCGATTGTCGCGGCCGTAACAGTGTTCTGGGTTGTTGTCTTCTATGTAGCAACGACCCAGATTTGGTCACTTCCCTGACCCAGCTACCGAACACGCAGCATAACCACCGGGGCATGTTTCTTCCCCGGTGTGCACGTTACGCATTCGCTTGTTCAAGCTGCTGTCGGTGGACTGTTCCCCGGTATCGGAACCTGATACGGATCCACCGACATCGGTGGATAGAACCGGGTTCTCCGATCGCCCCCGATCTCGACACTCCACTCGGTGTGGTGCAGCAACCG
Proteins encoded:
- a CDS encoding dioxygenase family protein is translated as MSATPMPALYLSHGAPPLVDSALWVKQLGAWAGDLPRPTAILVVSAHWESAPLTIGSTTTGTPLTYDFGGFPERFYRTTYNSPGAPDLAAQVAALMPDSEPVATQPNRGLDHGAYVPLTVMYPDADIPVLQISLPTLDPERLLHLGQRLRPLREQGVLIVGSGFTTHGLPFLRDPSPEAKAPGWSAEFDAWAGERFAAGDVDSLIDFRAQAPGMPYAHPTIEHFAPLFVTLGASSDPEQVPAQVIDGFWMGLAKRSIQVA
- the arsB gene encoding ACR3 family arsenite efflux transporter; amino-acid sequence: MSSASDTTKPAVVGKLSTVDRYLAVWIGVAMVVGLLLGRWIPGLNNALEKVQIDGISLPIALGLLIMMYPVLAKVRYDRLDTVTGDKKLLAGSLVLNWVVGPALMFALAWLFLPDLPEYRTGLIIVGLARCIAMVIIWNDLACGDREAAAVLVAINSVFQVIMFAVLGWFYLSVLPGWLGLEQTTIDASPWQIAKSVLIFLGIPLLAGFLSRFFGERAKGRDWYDNKFIPKISPWALYGLLFTIVALFSMQGEQITSQPWDVVRIALPLLAYFALMWGGGYILGAAIGLGYERTTTLAFTAAGNNFELAIAVAIATYGATSGQALAGVVGPLIEVPVLVGLVYVSLALRKRFSPTAREVSLR
- a CDS encoding FAD-dependent oxidoreductase, producing the protein MTEANSIRPISAQSIETWHYEADVVVAGYGIAGVSAAIEAARVGADVLVLERTSGWGGAAALAGGFIYLGGGTPLQKALGFEDTPENMKTFMMAALGPGADEDKITDYCDGSVEHYNWLVDNGVPFKESFYGQPGWETPFDDGLMYSGGENSAPFNTIATPAPRGHVPQMSGKRTGEKGGGYMLMKPLVETAEELGVRAELDMRVQRLVVDGDRVVGIIAKQYGKEVAVRARTGVVLATGSFAYNESMIASYAPRLIGRPGAAIEEHDGTAIRMAQALGADLAHMDATEVAFFGDPQLMVRGILVNARGQRYVNEDTYPGRIGQETLLRNDNQAYLIIDEAAYDEGAAADSSTPFFRFRPKWVAETVEELESEMGLPAGTLQSTVEVYNRHAERGEDPVLGKKSEWVKPIGSPIAALDLRNFTAGFTLGGLRTSVNSEVLHVSGEPIPGLFAAGRCTAGVCAGGYASGTSLGDGSFYGRRAGVSAAKG
- a CDS encoding peroxiredoxin, producing MKPGQLAPDFTLPDQDGTPRSLTGLLENGPLVLFFYPAASTPVCTAEACHFRDLGKEFAEVGATRAGISTDTVESQSTFATAQSFDYPLLADTDGTVAEQFGVKRGLLGKLAPVKRSTFVIDTDRTVLKVISSEFRASTHGDQAVEFLRNRN
- a CDS encoding ArsR/SmtB family transcription factor, which translates into the protein MSNQELPDDGACCSPLVREPLSEDWAGDLAKMFKALGDPVRLRLLSLVASHAGGEACVCDISDTFDLSQPTISHHLKVLRQAGLLDCERRGTWVYYWVIPGALQQLSAVLLVEGSTATTTDACSAAAGIEVTA
- a CDS encoding anthranilate synthase component I, with protein sequence MHGEPTSKSAPSSDTAIVGAASDSTTTREQFRALAAEHRVVPVTRKVLADSETPLSAYEKLAGNRPGTFMLESAENGRSWSRWSFIGVGSPAALTVIDGEAAWYGNVPAGAPSGGDPIDALGATLELLRSERLPDLPPLTGGMVGFLGYDAVRRLEKLGNSAVDDLQIPEMVMLLAADIAAVDHHEGAITLIANAVNWDGTDERVDSAYDDAVARLDAMTLALAAPAKSTVSTFAKATPEYRRQRTTESFGVDVKKLIGDIEAGEAFQVVLSQRFEIDCTAAPIDVYRMLRASNPSPYMYLLNVPNGDGETAFSIVGSSPEALVTVAEGVATTHPIAGTRWRGATEEDDILLEKDLLADEKENSEHLMLVDLGRNDLGRVCRPGTVKVHDYRHIERYSHVMHLVSTVTGHLAEGKNALDAVTACFPAGTLSGAPKVRAMQLIEELEPTRRGVYGGIVGYLDFAGDADTAIAIRTALIKDGIGYVQAGAGIVADSDPVYEDTEARNKAMAVLSAIASAHTLRTIGGEGK
- a CDS encoding helix-turn-helix domain-containing GNAT family N-acetyltransferase, giving the protein MSSETLDTDLLARRFACLGDPTRLQVLRLVTAGPISIDAIARDAAIEPSSVGAHLEALVDVGFVDITVHDKKSVVNVAESAYSDLVEAATVVAARGQIRDTLGSLPEDVVLRRMNDGDWDAVRAIYREGIDTGTATFTTSVPPMEKLDAQWLPDHRWVAEIDGLVVGWATLSPTSSRDCYRGVAENSIYVGSAARGRGVGKLLLRQQVQAADAGEIWTVQSSIFPENRASVALHQAVGFRIVGTRSRIAQLEGQWRDTVFLERRSGTASL
- a CDS encoding MarR family winged helix-turn-helix transcriptional regulator; amino-acid sequence: MSEQHTQAEPPAPTTWLTAEQQEAWLSLISLVTRLPAALDTQLQRDSALTHFEYFVLSALSDAPDRKLQLSALAQRANASLSRLSHVVTKLEKVGWVRREVIPGSRGSNAVLTDEGMATVAEAAPGHVNLVQALIFEGLDNNQVAQLSELSTAMLTQLDKGIEAGLGKA